The Shewanella zhangzhouensis genome has a window encoding:
- a CDS encoding patatin-like phospholipase family protein, with protein sequence MPSSTALVLGGGGARAAYQVGVLKAIVQFYPRNHGIPFRIVCGTSAGAINGTSIATHASCFHLGVRKLEWVWRHFETSKVYTSSIPGVMKHLGRMALKGLQHDKVNTDAGSLLDNEPLRRLLNELIDFGRIDRNIRSGALTALSIDTSCYNNSRSVTFFQASRDLDNWYRARRSGERTRLNTEHLLASSAIPMVFPSIKLKQHYYGDGSVHQLAPLASPIHLGAERILVINLDSPHKQDTRELEHHPKTATIAGHLLDTIFSDTLNSDLERLERINNTLKLIPAESRDRLQLKPIHTLVIKPSEDLTVLAARYYREMPFAVRTLLGLIGINEDSDSSIVSYLLFEKAYTSALIDLGYQDAMCQIDEIKAFFNIS encoded by the coding sequence TTGCCGTCATCGACTGCGCTGGTTTTAGGGGGAGGTGGTGCCCGCGCCGCATATCAGGTGGGGGTACTGAAGGCTATCGTGCAGTTTTACCCGCGAAATCACGGCATTCCCTTTCGTATTGTCTGCGGCACCTCGGCTGGGGCCATCAATGGCACCTCCATTGCCACCCACGCATCCTGTTTTCATTTGGGTGTAAGAAAGCTTGAATGGGTCTGGCGTCACTTTGAAACTTCCAAAGTTTATACCAGTTCAATCCCCGGGGTGATGAAGCATCTGGGCCGTATGGCACTCAAGGGCCTGCAACACGATAAGGTCAATACCGACGCGGGCAGTCTGCTGGACAATGAACCCTTAAGGCGGCTGTTAAACGAGCTTATTGATTTTGGCCGCATCGACAGAAACATTCGCTCGGGGGCATTAACAGCCCTGTCGATAGACACGTCCTGCTACAACAACTCCCGCTCAGTGACCTTTTTTCAGGCATCCAGAGATCTGGACAATTGGTATCGCGCCAGACGCAGTGGAGAGCGCACCCGGCTCAATACCGAGCATCTGCTCGCAAGCTCCGCCATTCCCATGGTGTTCCCGTCCATTAAGCTCAAACAACATTACTATGGCGATGGCTCGGTGCACCAATTGGCGCCGTTGGCAAGCCCCATACATTTAGGGGCAGAACGTATTCTGGTGATAAACCTCGACAGTCCCCACAAGCAAGACACCCGCGAGCTTGAGCATCATCCGAAAACCGCCACCATCGCGGGCCACCTGCTGGACACCATCTTTTCGGACACACTCAACAGCGACCTTGAGCGTCTGGAAAGGATTAACAACACCCTGAAGCTGATTCCGGCAGAAAGCCGGGACAGATTACAGCTCAAACCCATACACACGCTGGTTATCAAGCCCAGTGAAGATCTCACCGTACTTGCTGCCCGCTATTATCGTGAAATGCCTTTCGCTGTCAGAACCCTGCTGGGGCTTATTGGCATCAACGAAGACTCAGACTCCAGTATCGTGTCCTATCTGTTGTTTGAGAAGGCCTATACCAGTGCCCTGATAGACCTCGGCTACCAGGATGCCATGTGCCAAATCGATGAAATAAAGGCATTTTTCAATATCAGCTGA
- a CDS encoding proline--tRNA ligase encodes MRVSKYLLSTQKETPANAEVVSHQLMLRAGMIRRNASGLYSYLPTGLRVLRKVEAIVREEMNKAGAIEILMPMVQPGDLWVETGRWDQFGPELLRFTDRHNRDFVLGPTHEEVITDLIRKEVSSYKQLPLNLYQIQTKFRDEVRPRFGVMRSREFLMKDAYSFHLTQETLDETYQAMYTAYSNIFSRMGLAFRPVLADTGSIGGSVSHEFHVLAQSGEDLIAYSTGSDYAANIEKAEAPLPTEPRAAATEALRTVDTPNAKTIAELVEQFGVAIEKTIKTLIVKGATEEAPLVALLVRGDHELNEIKADKLELVASPLEFAGEAEIRAAVGAGTGSIGPVNLKMPIIADHSVLVMSDFAAGANEDGKHFFGINWERDLPLVQGADIRNVVEGEATPDGKGVYAFARGIEVGHIFQLGNKYSEAMNATVLDENGKSQIMLMGCYGVGVSRIVAAAIEQNNDDRGIVWPEAIAPFTVGILPMNMHKSHRVTDTAEALYKELTEAGFEVLFDDRKERPGVMFADMELLGIPHTVVIGDRNIDTGVYEYKNRRTGEKSEVPFAELVSFLKAQFQQG; translated from the coding sequence ATGCGAGTCAGCAAATACCTGCTATCGACACAGAAAGAAACCCCAGCCAATGCCGAGGTAGTCAGTCATCAACTCATGCTGCGTGCGGGCATGATCCGCCGCAATGCGTCAGGCCTTTACAGCTACCTGCCCACAGGTTTGCGTGTACTACGCAAAGTAGAAGCCATTGTTCGTGAAGAAATGAACAAGGCCGGCGCCATTGAGATCCTGATGCCCATGGTGCAGCCGGGTGACTTGTGGGTCGAAACAGGTCGTTGGGATCAGTTTGGTCCCGAGCTTTTGCGCTTTACCGACCGCCACAATCGCGACTTCGTGCTGGGCCCAACCCACGAAGAAGTGATAACCGACCTTATCCGTAAGGAAGTGAGCTCGTACAAGCAGCTGCCGCTGAACCTGTACCAAATCCAGACCAAGTTCCGTGACGAAGTACGCCCACGTTTCGGCGTGATGCGCTCACGTGAATTCCTGATGAAGGATGCCTACTCCTTCCACCTGACTCAGGAAACCCTGGACGAAACTTATCAGGCCATGTACACCGCCTACAGCAACATCTTCAGCCGCATGGGTCTGGCATTCCGCCCCGTGCTGGCCGATACCGGCTCCATCGGTGGCAGCGTATCCCACGAATTCCACGTACTGGCCCAGAGCGGTGAAGACCTGATTGCCTACTCTACCGGCAGCGACTACGCCGCCAACATCGAGAAGGCCGAAGCCCCGCTGCCAACCGAACCCCGCGCCGCCGCCACTGAGGCCCTGCGCACCGTGGACACCCCCAATGCCAAGACCATTGCCGAGCTTGTCGAGCAATTCGGCGTGGCCATTGAAAAGACCATCAAGACCCTGATTGTCAAAGGCGCCACCGAAGAAGCCCCACTGGTTGCCCTTCTGGTCCGTGGTGACCATGAGCTCAACGAAATCAAGGCCGACAAGCTGGAACTGGTTGCCTCTCCGCTGGAGTTTGCCGGTGAAGCGGAAATCCGCGCCGCCGTGGGTGCCGGTACAGGTTCTATCGGTCCAGTTAACCTCAAGATGCCCATCATCGCCGACCACAGTGTGCTGGTGATGAGTGACTTCGCTGCCGGTGCCAACGAAGATGGCAAGCACTTCTTCGGCATCAACTGGGAGCGCGATCTGCCGCTGGTTCAGGGCGCTGACATCCGCAACGTGGTTGAAGGCGAAGCCACTCCTGATGGCAAGGGCGTTTATGCCTTCGCCCGTGGTATCGAAGTGGGTCACATCTTCCAGCTGGGTAACAAGTATTCAGAAGCCATGAACGCCACAGTGCTGGACGAAAACGGCAAGTCACAGATCATGCTGATGGGCTGTTACGGTGTGGGCGTAAGCCGCATCGTCGCTGCTGCCATTGAGCAGAACAATGACGACCGCGGCATAGTATGGCCCGAAGCTATTGCACCGTTCACCGTAGGCATTCTGCCAATGAACATGCACAAGTCTCATCGGGTTACCGATACCGCCGAAGCCCTGTACAAAGAACTGACCGAAGCCGGTTTCGAAGTGCTGTTTGACGACCGTAAAGAGCGCCCTGGTGTGATGTTTGCCGATATGGAGCTGCTGGGCATCCCCCACACAGTGGTCATCGGCGATCGCAACATAGACACAGGTGTCTACGAGTACAAAAATCGCCGCACCGGTGAAAAGAGCGAAGTGCCATTTGCGGAGCTCGTGAGCTTCCTCAAAGCTCAGTTTCAGCAAGGCTAA
- a CDS encoding GGDEF domain-containing protein, with amino-acid sequence MNKDEQLAQIPSSKPLPAMRRRLWQSFMCIALLGILTGIVALGAIHQQASEFTQSQLGLAHSRYLVRDALMQQLGLENLGRDWHTLPPSSRSQLLGEMRARQQGLVGALANTPGTERDMAIRVLQGLTSLQPEGQNTPVIGGLAELSRDLAIRVSSLDVGKAQQVLTDIEQRRWQLTMTVMFLSLLCILLTQFLAWHLLGRHFIRPLIELGRQIDNLSAHRKNNTAQVEPANQEVKDISENLRHIHRQLQHQQQNPNVDQRTGLASRSALNHHLQQEWLRGLRRNESVSMLLLSADPVMLQNGHELAELPPNSLTQLVSIAVEHTARAQDYLAHYEGHKLAIVLSCTDLEQAIKLAHQLCYRVHQTHIPTPMLATHPWVTVSVGVASRIPRSTHGWDILLQEAEEALLQARAQGGNQALVAPCLLPDSSWLATEAIY; translated from the coding sequence GTGAACAAGGATGAACAGCTTGCCCAAATCCCCTCCTCAAAACCTTTGCCCGCCATGCGCAGACGCTTGTGGCAGAGTTTTATGTGTATTGCCCTGCTTGGCATCCTCACAGGGATAGTTGCCCTCGGCGCCATCCATCAACAGGCAAGCGAATTTACCCAAAGCCAGCTCGGGTTAGCCCATTCACGTTATCTGGTACGCGATGCCTTAATGCAGCAGTTGGGGCTTGAAAATCTTGGCCGTGACTGGCACACCCTGCCGCCTTCTTCCCGGTCGCAATTACTCGGCGAAATGCGCGCCCGTCAGCAGGGACTGGTCGGCGCCCTCGCCAACACCCCCGGTACGGAGCGAGACATGGCCATCCGGGTATTGCAGGGGCTTACCAGCCTGCAACCCGAGGGGCAAAACACCCCCGTTATCGGCGGCCTTGCAGAGCTCAGCCGGGATTTAGCCATCAGAGTCAGCTCCCTGGATGTCGGTAAGGCACAACAAGTGCTGACGGACATAGAGCAGCGGCGCTGGCAGTTAACCATGACTGTGATGTTTTTATCACTTCTGTGTATCCTGCTCACCCAGTTTTTGGCCTGGCATCTGCTGGGCAGGCACTTTATCCGCCCGCTGATAGAGCTTGGCAGGCAGATAGACAACCTCTCGGCACATCGCAAAAACAATACTGCCCAGGTTGAGCCCGCCAATCAGGAAGTTAAAGATATCTCTGAAAACCTGCGTCACATCCATCGCCAGTTACAACACCAGCAACAGAACCCCAATGTAGACCAGCGCACAGGCCTCGCGTCTCGCAGTGCACTGAATCATCATTTGCAGCAGGAATGGTTGCGGGGCTTAAGACGCAACGAATCTGTGTCCATGTTGCTGCTGAGTGCCGATCCCGTGATGCTGCAAAACGGCCACGAACTGGCCGAGCTGCCGCCCAACAGTCTGACACAACTGGTAAGTATCGCGGTCGAACACACAGCAAGGGCGCAGGATTATCTGGCTCACTACGAAGGCCATAAACTCGCCATAGTGCTGTCCTGCACCGACCTTGAGCAGGCCATTAAACTTGCCCACCAGCTTTGTTATCGCGTTCATCAGACCCACATCCCTACCCCCATGCTGGCCACCCATCCCTGGGTGACTGTGTCAGTGGGCGTCGCCTCGCGCATCCCACGCTCCACCCATGGCTGGGATATATTGCTGCAGGAAGCGGAGGAAGCACTGCTGCAGGCAAGGGCTCAGGGGGGAAATCAGGCCCTGGTTGCGCCCTGTCTTTTACCCGACAGCAGTTGGCTGGCCACTGAGGCAATTTATTGA
- a CDS encoding acyltransferase: MTADDFREQHKKRLSWMPWLYFSLKDKHKAWALPWQTDIQTRLMQLETVHIGSQCFVAPEAELFAEPGRDIRIGNQCMIAAGVFIHGPVEMGDEVAINHGSSLDGGRVGIKIGSRTRIANNVTIYAFNHGMTPDEPIYTQKVSSKGIVIGEDVWIGAQAGIVDGVTIGNHAVVGMGAIVTRDVAPYSIVAGNPARPIGDRRDKK; this comes from the coding sequence ATGACGGCTGATGATTTTCGAGAGCAACACAAAAAGCGGCTCTCCTGGATGCCCTGGCTGTATTTTTCACTGAAAGACAAACACAAAGCCTGGGCCCTGCCCTGGCAGACGGATATTCAGACAAGGCTGATGCAACTGGAAACCGTGCACATCGGCAGCCAGTGTTTTGTGGCCCCGGAGGCCGAGCTCTTCGCCGAGCCCGGCCGTGATATCCGCATCGGGAACCAATGTATGATTGCCGCGGGCGTGTTTATTCACGGTCCGGTTGAGATGGGTGATGAAGTGGCCATCAACCACGGCAGCTCGTTGGATGGTGGCCGTGTGGGCATCAAAATTGGCAGCAGAACCCGTATCGCCAATAACGTGACCATCTATGCCTTTAATCACGGCATGACCCCCGATGAGCCCATCTACACTCAAAAGGTCAGCTCCAAAGGCATTGTGATAGGCGAAGATGTGTGGATTGGCGCCCAGGCAGGCATTGTGGACGGCGTGACCATAGGCAATCATGCCGTCGTGGGTATGGGTGCTATAGTGACAAGAGACGTTGCGCCTTACAGCATAGTCGCAGGCAATCCCGCCAGGCCAATTGGCGACAGGCGCGACAAAAAGTGA
- the tsaA gene encoding tRNA (N6-threonylcarbamoyladenosine(37)-N6)-methyltransferase TrmO → MKAFENTIQAVAVCHTPYRQKFGIPRQPGLVNAHGFVELLPPFNDPDTVRGLEQYSHLWLLFCFHENLAQGWKNTVRPPRLGGNEKLGVFATRSTFRPNGIGQSVVRLHGIVKRKGKLCLEISGMDLLDGTPIIDIKPYIPFSDAIVDARGGMAQDAPVLIEVSYSELAIIQIATLGQGDARPDLAALIDGVLAQDPRPAYKKAKDDPKLYQVALYDLDIFWCIQDGKAHVLELKPTKVGQSHDG, encoded by the coding sequence ATGAAAGCCTTTGAAAATACCATTCAGGCCGTGGCAGTGTGCCATACCCCGTACCGGCAAAAATTCGGTATCCCACGGCAACCCGGGCTGGTAAATGCCCACGGGTTTGTGGAGCTGTTGCCCCCCTTTAACGACCCAGACACAGTGCGCGGGCTTGAGCAATACTCCCACCTGTGGCTGCTGTTTTGCTTTCACGAAAATCTGGCCCAGGGCTGGAAAAATACCGTGCGGCCACCGCGCCTTGGCGGCAATGAAAAGCTGGGTGTCTTTGCCACCCGCTCCACCTTTCGTCCCAATGGCATAGGCCAATCTGTGGTGCGTCTGCATGGCATAGTCAAACGCAAAGGGAAATTGTGCCTTGAAATCAGTGGGATGGATTTGCTTGATGGCACACCCATCATAGATATCAAGCCCTATATTCCCTTCTCGGATGCCATTGTGGATGCCCGTGGCGGCATGGCGCAGGACGCCCCGGTACTGATTGAAGTAAGCTACAGCGAGCTTGCCATCATACAAATCGCTACCCTCGGCCAAGGCGATGCCCGCCCGGATTTGGCGGCATTGATTGACGGGGTACTGGCACAGGACCCGCGCCCGGCTTACAAAAAGGCCAAAGACGATCCCAAGTTGTATCAGGTCGCCCTGTACGATCTGGACATCTTCTGGTGTATTCAGGACGGTAAGGCCCATGTGCTTGAGCTCAAACCCACCAAGGTTGGCCAATCCCATGACGGCTGA
- the rcsF gene encoding Rcs stress response system protein RcsF: protein MTPHPLKAAAAIAVALVMSACASDYQFSSNLDPKAFNEYFKAGEVTLFEGENQPSGRYEILGLVDGEACQATPQDMPATLADARTDARRKAADKGANGLIIKNCTLITEAGGGCETRSLCVGQAIRQAAPAN, encoded by the coding sequence ATGACCCCACACCCGTTGAAAGCCGCCGCAGCCATCGCGGTCGCCCTGGTAATGTCTGCCTGCGCTTCTGATTACCAGTTCTCCAGCAACCTGGACCCCAAAGCGTTCAATGAATATTTCAAGGCCGGTGAAGTGACGCTCTTTGAAGGTGAAAACCAACCCTCAGGACGTTATGAAATTCTGGGTCTGGTGGATGGTGAAGCCTGTCAGGCCACGCCTCAGGACATGCCCGCGACCCTGGCGGATGCCCGCACAGACGCCAGACGAAAAGCCGCCGATAAGGGCGCCAACGGTCTTATCATCAAAAACTGCACCCTCATCACCGAAGCAGGTGGTGGCTGCGAAACCCGCAGTCTGTGTGTGGGACAGGCCATTCGTCAGGCAGCGCCTGCCAACTAA
- a CDS encoding amidohydrolase family protein, whose product MRILTLSLLLTSVCALAHDMVPGTAQQQAILITHATVHTASNGVLENTNVLVENGRITAMGEQIEAADARVIDATGKHLYPGLIALDTQVGMVEIEMVRPTVDTQDVGLNNAELKASAVFNPDSEIIPTLRKNGITHAQIVPRGELLAGQSALVNLDSWTVEDALIDSPRALHLYWPELGNLPVKDEERSKALTAHGEALAKIDTLFSEASAFVARKAAEPSLTHRRFEAMAPLFRGDATLFLHANTAGAIGEALAFIAKYRLKAVLVGGYEAWHLGDAIKAAGIAVVYPSVFSLPKYRDDNIDEAFSIPARLADAGIDFAIGYSGDWDARNLPYAAGYAAAHGLGKEAALKAVTLNAARILGVSDMGAIEVGYRANLVLSAGDILDPLSSRIERVFIDGREITLKTRADQLYQKYLKR is encoded by the coding sequence ATGAGAATCCTGACCCTATCCCTGCTCCTGACAAGCGTTTGCGCCCTGGCCCACGATATGGTGCCGGGCACGGCGCAGCAGCAAGCCATCCTGATTACCCATGCCACAGTGCATACCGCATCCAATGGGGTGCTTGAGAACACCAACGTCTTGGTTGAGAACGGCCGTATCACGGCCATGGGCGAGCAAATTGAGGCTGCCGATGCCAGAGTGATAGATGCCACTGGCAAGCACCTCTACCCCGGGCTGATTGCCCTGGATACCCAGGTGGGTATGGTAGAAATTGAGATGGTGCGCCCCACAGTGGACACCCAGGACGTAGGCCTTAACAATGCCGAGCTCAAGGCCTCGGCGGTGTTTAACCCTGACTCAGAGATTATCCCGACCCTGCGCAAAAACGGCATTACACACGCACAAATCGTGCCCCGTGGTGAGCTCCTTGCCGGGCAAAGCGCTCTGGTGAATCTTGACAGCTGGACAGTGGAAGATGCCCTAATCGACTCGCCCAGGGCGCTGCACCTCTACTGGCCCGAGCTTGGCAATCTGCCGGTAAAAGATGAGGAGCGCAGCAAGGCACTCACTGCCCACGGCGAGGCCCTGGCGAAAATCGATACCCTCTTTAGCGAGGCCAGTGCCTTTGTCGCCCGTAAAGCCGCAGAGCCCAGCCTTACCCACAGACGCTTTGAAGCCATGGCACCGCTCTTTCGTGGCGACGCGACCTTGTTCCTCCATGCCAATACCGCTGGCGCCATCGGCGAAGCCCTCGCCTTTATTGCAAAGTATCGACTCAAAGCCGTGTTGGTGGGTGGTTATGAAGCCTGGCACCTTGGCGATGCCATTAAGGCAGCGGGCATTGCCGTGGTATACCCTTCGGTATTCAGCCTGCCCAAATACCGGGACGACAATATCGACGAAGCCTTCAGCATTCCGGCCCGCCTGGCTGATGCCGGTATCGATTTTGCCATTGGCTACAGCGGCGATTGGGATGCACGCAACCTGCCCTATGCCGCAGGCTACGCCGCAGCCCATGGTTTAGGGAAAGAAGCGGCGCTCAAAGCGGTCACCCTCAATGCCGCCCGTATCCTGGGTGTCTCTGATATGGGTGCCATCGAAGTGGGCTACAGAGCCAACCTGGTGCTGTCGGCCGGTGATATTCTCGACCCCCTGAGCAGCCGTATTGAGCGGGTATTTATCGATGGCCGTGAGATAACCCTGAAAACCCGCGCCGATCAGCTTTATCAAAAGTATCTGAAGCGATAG
- a CDS encoding amidohydrolase family protein: protein MINNNNLAVLLIGLTLVATDSHAKTLLTSDPTPLIALQGAKLHLAPGQILEQGTLLIEGNRIKAVLTGNDIPAGARVVEMAGLDIYPGFIDPFTQYGISFDYPTETKSTPVYEIKRIGGNAANGAVHAEKQWSQYFAPDNEAASSWINSGFTSVQSAKLDGIFRGQGVHVSLADKIANDLVYRAQGNHYLSFDKGSSAQDYPSSLMGAMALIRQTFMDAAWYNENRSKLSAAASAGQLEFNAALQGLGNTQAQYFIFDTPDLNNQQRASALMHEFKLTGALLGNGREYARIDEIKAKGYPLILPLNFPAAPDVSQPGREYQLKLADLRHWERAAGNGQALEQAGIGFALTLHGIEDKKDFWPRLQKAIKAGLSEQTALAALTTQAASIAGIADTAGKLSPGFVADLAIYQGNPFSDGKLVSVFLQGQEKVIVPREQLAVTGDYTVTINGQTVPVEVSYDQGLKLKVADKSALLTGTGSAFTTRIELPGLDGKPRLTLDFHALKAVAYANDGSQTPLMLVKIDNNSDTDSEPAVSEARASSYVGKLTFPNVAFGRESLPEQDKVHIQGATVWTSESQGMLENADIIISKGKILSIGTDLMTPPGYQRIDGTGKHVTAGIVDEHSHIALNGGTNEGTDAVTSEVRIGDVLDPEDVSLYRSLAGGVTTAQLLHGSANPIGGQSQLIKLRWGENAEDLKYQGAPASIKFALGENVKQSNWGDEFTIRFPQSRMGVESVMADAFDAAREYQRDIKAFNALDKRSRAERISPRPNLRLEAVAEVLDKGRDVHIHSYVQSEILMFLRLAETYGFKVKAFTHVLEGYKVAKELAAHGAGASTFSDWWAYKFEVYDAIVQNACLMHQAGVLTSLNSDSFEMQRRLNQEAAKSMMYCDMSAEDAWKMITINPAKQLGIDKETGSLKEGKVADLVLWDANPLSVYARTEAVWIDGKRFYDRETDKQMQAAQASERQALVAKILSLDESEKTGEKSEQKQEPLWHCDSHYIAFGTRATHLGNQHQHQGAH from the coding sequence ATGATAAATAACAATAATTTGGCAGTGCTGCTGATAGGTTTGACGCTTGTCGCCACCGACAGTCACGCAAAAACATTACTCACCTCGGACCCTACTCCCCTCATTGCACTGCAAGGCGCCAAATTACATCTGGCTCCAGGGCAAATCCTGGAACAAGGCACACTGCTGATTGAAGGCAACCGTATTAAAGCAGTGCTGACAGGAAACGACATTCCTGCTGGTGCACGGGTAGTAGAAATGGCTGGCCTGGATATCTATCCTGGGTTTATCGATCCCTTTACCCAATATGGCATTAGTTTTGATTATCCCACTGAAACCAAAAGTACGCCGGTATATGAAATAAAACGCATCGGGGGTAATGCCGCCAACGGTGCGGTGCACGCAGAGAAACAATGGTCGCAGTATTTCGCCCCTGATAACGAGGCGGCATCAAGCTGGATAAATAGTGGTTTTACCAGTGTGCAATCGGCGAAATTGGACGGAATTTTCCGCGGTCAGGGTGTCCATGTTTCGCTTGCCGATAAAATTGCCAACGATTTGGTGTATCGCGCCCAGGGAAATCATTATCTCTCTTTCGATAAAGGCAGCTCAGCTCAGGACTACCCAAGCTCACTGATGGGCGCCATGGCCCTTATCCGCCAGACCTTTATGGATGCGGCCTGGTATAATGAAAATCGCAGTAAACTCTCAGCAGCGGCATCAGCGGGCCAGCTCGAATTTAACGCAGCCCTGCAGGGACTGGGCAACACTCAAGCACAATATTTTATTTTTGATACGCCCGATCTGAATAATCAGCAGCGCGCATCGGCGCTGATGCATGAATTCAAATTAACAGGTGCGTTATTGGGAAATGGCCGGGAATATGCCCGGATTGATGAAATAAAAGCAAAAGGTTATCCGCTTATATTGCCGCTGAATTTTCCAGCTGCACCGGATGTCAGCCAGCCCGGTCGGGAATATCAGTTAAAACTCGCAGATTTACGCCATTGGGAAAGAGCCGCCGGCAATGGCCAGGCTCTGGAGCAAGCCGGTATTGGTTTTGCGCTCACCCTTCATGGTATCGAAGACAAAAAGGATTTCTGGCCAAGATTACAAAAAGCAATCAAAGCGGGGCTGAGTGAACAAACCGCACTGGCGGCACTCACCACCCAGGCAGCCAGTATTGCCGGCATAGCCGATACTGCAGGCAAACTGAGCCCGGGCTTTGTGGCAGATCTCGCCATTTATCAGGGCAATCCCTTCAGCGACGGCAAGCTGGTGAGCGTGTTTTTGCAGGGGCAGGAAAAAGTCATTGTCCCGCGGGAGCAACTTGCAGTGACCGGCGACTACACGGTCACCATTAACGGCCAGACAGTGCCAGTTGAGGTGTCTTATGACCAAGGGCTGAAACTCAAGGTTGCGGATAAATCGGCGCTATTAACAGGCACAGGCTCGGCGTTCACTACCCGCATCGAACTGCCGGGACTCGATGGCAAGCCCAGACTGACTCTCGATTTTCACGCGCTTAAAGCAGTTGCCTACGCCAACGACGGCAGCCAAACGCCTCTGATGCTGGTCAAGATAGATAACAACAGTGACACCGACTCAGAGCCTGCTGTATCCGAGGCCAGAGCAAGCAGCTATGTGGGGAAACTCACCTTCCCCAACGTTGCCTTTGGCCGCGAGTCTTTGCCAGAGCAAGACAAGGTGCATATTCAGGGGGCAACAGTCTGGACCTCTGAGTCCCAGGGGATGCTCGAAAACGCCGACATCATCATCAGCAAAGGCAAAATTCTCTCCATCGGCACTGACTTGATGACGCCACCCGGCTACCAGCGCATCGATGGCACCGGCAAGCATGTGACTGCCGGTATCGTAGATGAACACTCACACATTGCCCTCAATGGCGGCACCAACGAAGGCACAGATGCGGTCACCTCAGAAGTCCGTATCGGAGATGTATTGGATCCGGAGGACGTGTCGCTGTATCGCTCCCTCGCTGGGGGCGTAACCACGGCGCAGCTCCTCCACGGCAGCGCCAATCCCATCGGCGGTCAGAGCCAGTTGATTAAACTGCGCTGGGGCGAAAACGCCGAGGATCTCAAGTACCAGGGGGCCCCGGCCAGTATCAAGTTTGCCCTGGGTGAAAACGTTAAACAGAGCAACTGGGGGGATGAATTCACCATACGTTTCCCCCAAAGTCGCATGGGTGTTGAGTCTGTAATGGCCGATGCCTTCGATGCGGCCCGTGAATATCAGCGTGACATCAAGGCCTTTAATGCCCTGGATAAACGCAGCCGGGCAGAACGTATCAGCCCCCGCCCCAACCTCAGACTCGAGGCTGTGGCAGAGGTGCTGGATAAAGGGCGAGACGTCCATATTCACTCCTATGTGCAATCAGAGATCCTGATGTTCCTTCGTCTCGCCGAAACCTACGGTTTCAAGGTGAAGGCCTTTACCCATGTGCTCGAAGGGTACAAGGTGGCCAAAGAACTCGCCGCCCATGGCGCAGGCGCATCCACCTTCTCCGATTGGTGGGCTTATAAGTTTGAGGTGTACGACGCCATAGTGCAGAACGCCTGTCTGATGCATCAGGCAGGGGTACTGACCAGCCTCAATTCCGACAGCTTTGAAATGCAGCGCCGTCTCAATCAGGAAGCGGCCAAGTCGATGATGTACTGCGACATGTCTGCAGAAGATGCCTGGAAGATGATCACCATCAACCCCGCCAAGCAGCTGGGTATCGATAAGGAAACCGGGTCGCTCAAGGAAGGCAAGGTGGCCGACCTGGTGCTCTGGGATGCCAATCCCCTGTCAGTCTATGCCCGCACCGAAGCCGTGTGGATTGATGGCAAACGCTTCTATGACAGGGAAACCGACAAACAAATGCAGGCAGCCCAGGCAAGCGAGCGCCAGGCATTGGTGGCAAAAATCCTGTCACTGGATGAATCTGAAAAAACCGGTGAAAAGTCAGAACAAAAACAAGAGCCTTTATGGCATTGCGATAGCCACTACATCGCCTTTGGTACCCGCGCCACTCATCTGGGTAACCAACATCAGCATCAAGGAGCACACTAA
- a CDS encoding H-NS family histone-like protein produces the protein MSEFLEILTHGRRLKAAVKDLSLDELRDLGAKLEKIIAEREAEAEEDLKANAERIAKIEEIRKQMAEIGLSVEDLGVTAAKPAAKKRAPRPPKYKIVVDGEEITWTGQGRMPTVFKNAVEGGASMDDFLI, from the coding sequence ATGAGCGAATTCCTCGAAATTTTGACCCACGGTCGTCGTCTGAAAGCAGCTGTTAAAGATTTGTCTTTGGATGAGCTGCGTGATCTTGGCGCCAAACTCGAAAAAATCATTGCTGAGCGCGAAGCCGAAGCCGAAGAAGATTTGAAAGCCAACGCCGAGCGTATTGCCAAAATTGAAGAAATCCGCAAGCAAATGGCCGAAATCGGTCTGTCTGTTGAAGATTTGGGTGTGACTGCTGCAAAACCTGCCGCGAAGAAACGTGCTCCCCGTCCACCAAAATATAAGATTGTGGTTGACGGTGAAGAAATCACGTGGACCGGTCAGGGCCGCATGCCAACGGTATTCAAGAACGCCGTTGAAGGCGGTGCATCCATGGATGACTTCCTTATCTAA